One Novipirellula caenicola genomic window carries:
- a CDS encoding thioredoxin domain-containing protein, which translates to MNRLSSSLSPYLLQHQNNPVDWYPWGEEAFEKARQADLPVFLSVGYAACHWCHVMEHESFENAAIAEFLNKYFVSIKVDREERPDIDQIYMNSVQLMTGRGGWPMSVFLNHQKQPFYAGTYWPPSPQRGMPGFAQILDALADAWQNRRSEVQQHAAQVTSSLGQLALGVSEPAATMPGDEVIRDATNHLLKVLDRERGGFGSAPKFPHATDLDLLLRRGQTKGDKTLINAAELTLDAMAAGGIRDHIGGGFARYSVDARWLVPHFEKMLYDNTLLAEVYVRAFQVTGHERHADVAKEILDYLAREMCDPSGGFHCSEDADSEGVEGKYYVWTVAEVISVLGSERGGRFCQIYDITESGNFEGKNIPNLPKSIADWASELGVPDLAAELAIDRDRLREQRSQRVRPGRDDKILASWNALAIRAFAIAGGVFDRPDYIATAERSATFMLEKMTSESGRLYHAFRQGDAHLDAYVDDYAYTAEAFVALFEATGLARWVGRASKLADTILKHFEDSEVGGFFYTADDAEALIARTKDWHDGSVVSGNASATMALLELSRLTGTDTYRDAAERTLQLAAPILKTQAAACAALLSSLDRMLHDHQQWVLAVPDGETMAAWRKRFLGPYRPHATLSWVIGQAPESGPVASLNQHREVIDGKPTLYRCQNFSCDRPLTGDDVTIALRGD; encoded by the coding sequence ATGAACCGTCTTTCATCCTCATTGAGCCCCTACCTGCTACAGCACCAAAACAATCCGGTGGATTGGTATCCATGGGGTGAGGAAGCGTTCGAGAAGGCACGACAAGCGGATCTGCCCGTGTTCTTGTCGGTCGGTTACGCCGCGTGTCACTGGTGCCACGTGATGGAACACGAAAGTTTCGAGAACGCTGCGATCGCCGAATTCCTGAACAAATACTTTGTTTCGATCAAAGTGGATCGCGAGGAGCGTCCCGACATCGATCAAATCTATATGAATTCGGTTCAGCTGATGACCGGCCGCGGCGGTTGGCCGATGAGTGTGTTTCTGAACCACCAAAAACAACCTTTTTACGCCGGGACCTATTGGCCCCCATCGCCTCAGCGAGGCATGCCGGGGTTCGCGCAGATCCTCGATGCGTTGGCGGACGCCTGGCAAAACCGTCGCAGCGAAGTACAGCAGCATGCAGCCCAAGTCACGTCGTCGCTCGGACAATTGGCATTGGGAGTCAGCGAACCCGCAGCGACGATGCCCGGCGATGAAGTGATTCGCGACGCGACGAACCATTTGCTCAAAGTCCTCGATCGAGAACGTGGCGGTTTTGGATCGGCACCAAAATTTCCGCACGCTACCGATCTTGATTTGCTGCTGCGGCGAGGGCAAACCAAGGGCGACAAAACGCTGATCAACGCTGCCGAATTGACGCTCGATGCGATGGCCGCCGGTGGCATCCGTGACCACATTGGCGGTGGATTCGCACGTTACAGTGTTGATGCTCGATGGTTAGTGCCACACTTTGAAAAAATGTTGTACGACAATACGTTGCTCGCCGAAGTGTACGTTCGCGCGTTTCAAGTGACCGGACACGAGCGGCATGCGGATGTGGCCAAAGAGATCCTCGACTACCTTGCCCGCGAGATGTGCGATCCATCGGGTGGTTTTCACTGCAGCGAGGACGCTGATAGTGAAGGTGTCGAAGGCAAGTATTACGTGTGGACCGTTGCCGAAGTGATCTCGGTGTTGGGCAGTGAACGCGGTGGACGGTTTTGTCAGATTTACGACATCACGGAATCAGGCAATTTTGAAGGCAAAAATATTCCCAATCTGCCCAAGTCGATCGCGGATTGGGCAAGCGAACTGGGCGTGCCGGATTTAGCAGCGGAGTTGGCGATCGATCGTGATCGCTTGCGTGAACAGCGTAGCCAACGCGTCCGTCCCGGACGCGATGACAAGATCTTGGCAAGCTGGAATGCACTGGCGATTCGTGCCTTTGCGATCGCTGGTGGCGTGTTTGATCGTCCCGATTACATTGCAACCGCCGAGCGTTCGGCCACCTTCATGCTCGAAAAAATGACGTCCGAGAGCGGGCGTTTGTATCATGCTTTTCGCCAAGGCGATGCCCACCTCGATGCGTACGTCGACGATTATGCCTACACCGCCGAAGCCTTCGTGGCGTTATTCGAAGCGACAGGGCTAGCTCGCTGGGTTGGCCGGGCCAGCAAACTGGCTGATACGATATTAAAACACTTCGAAGACTCTGAAGTGGGCGGTTTCTTCTACACGGCTGATGATGCCGAGGCGTTGATTGCTCGTACCAAAGATTGGCATGACGGCAGTGTGGTTAGCGGAAATGCGTCAGCAACGATGGCCTTATTAGAGCTGTCACGCTTGACCGGGACCGATACCTATCGCGACGCCGCCGAGCGGACGCTTCAGTTGGCGGCACCGATTTTGAAAACGCAAGCCGCCGCCTGTGCCGCGTTATTGTCGTCGCTGGACCGGATGTTGCACGACCACCAGCAATGGGTGCTTGCGGTCCCGGATGGCGAGACCATGGCCGCTTGGCGGAAGCGTTTTCTCGGTCCCTATCGTCCGCATGCTACGTTGTCGTGGGTGATCGGCCAAGCTCCGGAATCGGGCCCAGTTGCTTCGCTGAATCAACACCGCGAAGTGATCGATGGAAAACCGACGCTCTATCGATGTCAGAATTTCAGCTGCGACCGCCCGCTGACCGGCGACGATGTTACAATAGCACTCCGCGGTGATTGA